A DNA window from Cystobacter fuscus DSM 2262 contains the following coding sequences:
- the pqqB gene encoding pyrroloquinoline quinone biosynthesis protein PqqB, with product MYIQILGSAAGGGFPQWNCNCANCKGFRDGSLRARARTQSSIALSDDGVHWILCNASPDIRAQLQSFAPMQPARALRDTGINAIILLDSQIDHTTGLLSLREGCPHQVWCTDMVHQDLTTGFPLFKMLSHWNGGLQWNRIELEGRFTIQACPNLKFTPFPLRSAAPPYSPHRFDPHPGDNLGLVVEDLRTGGKLFYAPGLYQVDDALKQHMADADCLLVDGTLWSDDEMRRRGVGTRTGREMGHLCQSGPGGMLELLDGFEKPRKVLIHINNTNPILDEDSPERAEVERRGVEVAFDGMSIEL from the coding sequence ATGTACATTCAGATTCTAGGTTCCGCCGCCGGCGGTGGTTTCCCACAGTGGAACTGCAACTGCGCCAACTGCAAGGGCTTCCGCGACGGTTCCCTGCGCGCCCGGGCCCGCACCCAGTCCTCCATTGCCCTGTCCGATGACGGCGTGCATTGGATCCTGTGCAACGCCTCGCCCGACATTCGCGCGCAATTGCAGTCCTTCGCACCGATGCAACCGGCCAGGGCCCTGCGCGACACCGGGATCAATGCGATCATCCTGCTCGACAGCCAGATCGATCACACCACCGGCCTCTTGAGCCTGCGCGAAGGCTGCCCGCATCAGGTCTGGTGCACCGACATGGTCCACCAGGACCTGACCACGGGCTTCCCGCTGTTCAAGATGCTCAGCCACTGGAACGGTGGCCTTCAGTGGAACCGCATCGAGCTCGAAGGCCGCTTCACCATCCAAGCCTGCCCGAACCTGAAGTTCACCCCCTTCCCGCTACGCAGCGCCGCGCCACCCTATTCGCCGCACCGGTTCGACCCTCACCCGGGCGACAACCTGGGCCTGGTGGTCGAGGACCTGCGCACGGGCGGCAAGCTGTTCTATGCGCCGGGCCTGTACCAGGTCGACGACGCGCTCAAGCAGCACATGGCCGACGCCGACTGCCTGCTGGTCGACGGCACGCTGTGGTCGGACGACGAGATGCGGCGCCGCGGCGTCGGCACCCGTACCGGCCGCGAGATGGGCCACCTGTGCCAGAGCGGTCCCGGCGGCATGCTGGAACTGCTCGACGGCTTCGAGAAGCCGCGCAAGGTGCTGATCCACATCAACAACACCAACCCCATCCTCGACGAAGACTCGCCCGAGCGTGCCGAGGTCGAGCGCCGGGGCGTGGAAGTCGCCTTCGACGGCATGAGCATCGAGCTGTAG
- the pqqE gene encoding pyrroloquinoline quinone biosynthesis protein PqqE: protein MHSTGSNLAEVPPKPAVGLPLWLLAELTYRCPLQCPYCSNPLDFAAQGKELTTDEWFSVLRQGRELGAAQLGFSGGEPLVRQDLAELIGEARRLGYYTNLITSGIGLTEQKIRAFKDTGLDHIQISFQASDAQVNNMLAGSKKAFDQKLEMARLVKAHGYPMVLNFVTHRHNIDNIDRIIELCVALEADFVELATCQFYGWAQLNRVGLLPTREQLERAERITNEYRARLAAEGNPVKLIFVTPDYYEERPKDCMKGWGSIFLTVTPDGTALPCHGARQLPVTFPNVRDHSLHHIWYDSFGFNRFRGYEWMPEPCRSCDEKEKDFGGCRCQAFMLTGDASNTDPVCGKSPRHDVILKAREEAKTATAGIGQLAFRNERNSRLITKKG from the coding sequence GTGCACAGCACTGGATCGAACTTGGCTGAAGTCCCGCCGAAGCCCGCCGTCGGCCTGCCGCTCTGGCTGCTCGCCGAACTCACCTACCGCTGCCCACTGCAGTGCCCCTACTGCTCCAACCCCCTGGACTTCGCCGCCCAGGGCAAGGAGTTGACCACCGACGAGTGGTTTTCCGTGCTGCGCCAGGGCCGCGAGCTGGGCGCGGCGCAGCTGGGCTTCTCCGGTGGCGAACCCCTGGTCCGCCAGGACCTGGCCGAACTGATCGGCGAGGCCCGGCGCCTGGGTTACTACACCAACCTGATCACCTCCGGCATCGGCCTGACCGAGCAGAAGATCCGCGCCTTCAAGGACACGGGGCTGGACCACATCCAGATTTCCTTCCAGGCCAGCGACGCGCAGGTCAACAACATGCTCGCCGGGTCGAAGAAGGCCTTCGACCAGAAGCTCGAGATGGCGCGCCTGGTCAAGGCCCATGGCTACCCCATGGTGCTGAACTTCGTCACCCACCGGCACAACATCGACAACATCGATCGCATCATCGAGTTGTGCGTGGCGCTGGAGGCGGATTTCGTCGAGCTGGCCACCTGTCAGTTCTACGGCTGGGCCCAGCTCAACCGCGTCGGCCTGCTGCCGACCCGCGAACAGCTCGAGCGCGCCGAACGCATCACCAACGAATATCGCGCCAGGCTCGCCGCCGAGGGCAACCCGGTCAAGCTGATCTTCGTCACCCCCGACTATTACGAAGAGCGGCCCAAGGACTGCATGAAAGGCTGGGGCAGCATTTTCCTGACCGTCACCCCGGACGGAACCGCGCTGCCGTGCCATGGCGCGCGCCAGCTGCCGGTGACGTTCCCCAACGTGCGCGATCACAGCCTGCACCACATCTGGTACGACTCCTTCGGCTTCAACCGCTTCCGCGGCTACGAGTGGATGCCCGAGCCGTGCCGTTCCTGCGACGAAAAGGAAAAGGACTTCGGCGGCTGCCGTTGCCAGGCCTTCATGCTGACGGGCGATGCCAGCAACACCGATCCGGTGTGCGGCAAGTCTCCACGCCACGACGTCATTCTCAAGGCCCGCGAAGAAGCCAAGACCGCCACCGCGGGCATAGGACAACTGGCGTTTCGCAATGAACGAAACTCGCGCCTCATCACCAAGAAGGGCTGA
- a CDS encoding S9 family peptidase, protein MNETRASSPRRAESFSAAQAVAATADFAELRVGPGGLYYNEFRPEDARCRIWRWRDGDKPRCLTPEGFSVRSRVYEYGGGAFCLGPDWLVFVNEADQQLYRQPLDGGDPVALTRGERRHGDLRQGRGVVLAVEETHAEGAVEHRLVAIGLEGGERLVLAEGADFYAAPVQSADGERLAWIEWQRPQQPWTRTRLCTLRRQADGGYGDPRCVAGDGEQAESLQQPRFTADGRLGCLSDRNGYWQPWMETADGWAALTAMPADHAPAPWQGSASTWAPLDGERYLATWFEDGFGRLSLCEEEDRPRDFSCGYTRFRGLDLDTRYFYAIVASSISAPAVLAIDRQTRGAQVIAGGESPLPAECISLPRPIHYPSGGEIAHGFFYPACGEDSRPPLVVFIHGGPTSACYPVLDARIQYWTQRGFAVADLNYRGSSNHGRAYREKLHEQWGVVDVEDACAVVGYLAEQGLVDGGKAFIRGGSAGGYTTLCALAFHKVFRGGASLYGVSDPLALGRVTHKFEGDYLDWLIGDPERDAERYHARTPLSHADRIEVPVIFFQGELDAVVVPRQTRDMLQALRSRGVQAEGHFYPQERHGLRQAANLAHALDAEWRFYRHILNASR, encoded by the coding sequence ATGAACGAAACTCGCGCCTCATCACCAAGAAGGGCTGAATCCTTCAGCGCCGCCCAGGCCGTTGCCGCCACCGCCGACTTCGCCGAACTGCGGGTCGGCCCCGGAGGGCTGTACTACAACGAATTCCGTCCCGAGGACGCCCGCTGTCGGATCTGGCGCTGGCGCGACGGGGACAAGCCGCGCTGCCTGACGCCGGAGGGCTTCAGCGTGCGCAGCCGGGTCTACGAGTACGGCGGCGGCGCCTTCTGCCTGGGGCCGGACTGGCTGGTGTTCGTCAACGAGGCGGACCAGCAGCTCTATCGCCAGCCGCTCGACGGCGGCGATCCGGTTGCGCTGACCCGAGGCGAGCGGCGCCATGGCGACCTGCGCCAGGGGCGCGGCGTGGTGCTGGCCGTCGAGGAGACCCATGCCGAAGGCGCGGTGGAACACCGCCTGGTGGCCATCGGCCTGGAAGGCGGCGAACGCCTTGTCCTGGCCGAAGGCGCCGACTTCTATGCCGCGCCCGTGCAGAGTGCGGACGGCGAGCGTCTGGCCTGGATCGAATGGCAGCGTCCCCAACAGCCCTGGACGCGCACGCGGCTGTGCACGCTTCGACGCCAGGCGGATGGAGGCTACGGCGACCCGCGGTGCGTGGCCGGCGACGGCGAGCAGGCCGAATCCCTTCAGCAACCGCGTTTCACCGCCGATGGCCGGCTCGGCTGCCTGTCCGACCGCAACGGCTACTGGCAACCCTGGATGGAAACCGCTGACGGTTGGGCCGCGCTGACAGCGATGCCGGCCGATCACGCCCCGGCGCCCTGGCAGGGCAGCGCCAGCACCTGGGCACCGCTGGACGGCGAGCGCTACCTGGCCACCTGGTTCGAGGACGGCTTTGGCCGCCTGAGCCTGTGTGAAGAAGAAGATCGCCCGCGGGATTTCAGCTGCGGCTACACCCGTTTCCGCGGCCTGGACCTGGACACCCGCTATTTCTACGCCATCGTCGCCTCGTCGATCAGCGCCCCGGCGGTGCTGGCGATCGACCGCCAGACCCGCGGCGCGCAAGTCATCGCGGGCGGCGAATCACCCCTGCCCGCCGAGTGCATCAGCCTTCCGCGGCCGATCCACTACCCCAGCGGCGGCGAAATCGCCCATGGCTTCTTCTATCCCGCCTGCGGCGAGGACAGCCGTCCGCCGCTGGTGGTGTTCATCCATGGAGGGCCGACCTCGGCCTGCTATCCGGTACTCGATGCGCGCATCCAGTACTGGACCCAGCGCGGCTTCGCCGTCGCAGACCTGAACTACCGCGGCAGCAGCAACCATGGCCGCGCCTACCGTGAAAAGCTCCATGAGCAATGGGGCGTGGTGGACGTCGAAGATGCCTGCGCCGTGGTCGGCTACCTGGCCGAGCAAGGCCTGGTCGACGGCGGCAAGGCATTCATCCGCGGTGGCAGCGCTGGCGGCTACACCACGCTCTGCGCGCTGGCGTTCCACAAGGTATTTCGCGGTGGCGCCAGTCTGTACGGCGTCAGCGATCCCCTGGCCCTGGGCCGGGTGACGCACAAGTTCGAAGGCGATTACCTCGACTGGCTGATCGGCGACCCCGAGCGCGACGCCGAGCGCTACCACGCACGGACGCCGCTATCGCATGCCGATCGCATCGAGGTGCCGGTGATCTTCTTCCAGGGCGAGCTGGATGCCGTGGTGGTACCACGGCAGACCCGCGACATGTTGCAGGCACTGCGAAGCCGGGGCGTGCAGGCCGAGGGGCATTTCTACCCGCAGGAGCGCCATGGCCTCCGCCAAGCGGCGAACCTGGCCCACGCCCTGGACGCCGAATGGCGCTTCTACCGGCACATCCTCAACGCGTCGCGATGA
- the pqqC gene encoding pyrroloquinoline-quinone synthase PqqC yields MSDKTPLTRAEFEQALRAKGAYYHIHHPYHVAMYEGRATREQIQGWVANRFYYQVNIPMKDAAILANCPDREIRREWIQRLLDHDGAPGEDGGIEAWLRLGQAVGLEPDQLRSQELVLPGVRFAVDAYVNFARRASWQEAASSSLTELFAPQIHQSRLDTWPRHYPWIDPSGYEYFRTRLGQARRDVEHGLAITLAHYTTYEGQQRMLEILQFKLDILWTMLDAMSMAYELNRPPYHTVTNQRAWHKGIAL; encoded by the coding sequence ATGAGCGACAAGACACCGCTGACCCGCGCCGAATTCGAACAGGCCCTGCGCGCCAAGGGCGCCTACTACCACATCCACCACCCCTATCACGTGGCGATGTACGAAGGCCGCGCGACCCGCGAGCAGATCCAGGGCTGGGTCGCCAACCGCTTCTACTACCAGGTCAACATCCCGATGAAGGATGCCGCGATCCTGGCCAACTGCCCGGACCGGGAGATCCGCCGCGAGTGGATCCAGCGCCTGCTCGACCACGATGGCGCCCCTGGCGAGGACGGTGGCATCGAGGCCTGGCTCCGCCTCGGTCAGGCCGTGGGCCTGGAGCCCGACCAGCTGCGCTCCCAGGAACTGGTGCTGCCCGGCGTGCGCTTCGCGGTCGACGCCTACGTCAACTTCGCCCGCCGCGCCAGCTGGCAGGAAGCGGCCAGCAGCTCGCTGACCGAGCTGTTCGCCCCGCAGATCCACCAGTCGCGCCTGGACACCTGGCCGCGGCACTACCCCTGGATCGATCCGAGCGGCTACGAGTACTTCCGCACCCGCCTGGGCCAGGCCCGGCGCGACGTCGAGCACGGCCTGGCGATCACCCTCGCCCACTACACCACCTACGAGGGCCAGCAGCGCATGCTGGAGATCCTGCAGTTCAAGCTGGATATCCTCTGGACCATGCTCGACGCCATGAGCATGGCCTACGAGCTGAACCGCCCGCCCTACCACACCGTCACAAACCAGCGCGCCTGGCACAAGGGGATCGCCCTATGA
- the pqqD gene encoding pyrroloquinoline quinone biosynthesis peptide chaperone PqqD, with amino-acid sequence MSFDRNLTPRWRQGYRFQYEPAQKAHVLLYPEGMIKLNESAAAIGGLIDGVRSVRAIVAELDQRYPGVPELGEDVEQFMEVARAQHWIELG; translated from the coding sequence ATGAGTTTCGATCGCAACCTGACGCCCCGCTGGCGTCAGGGCTATCGGTTCCAGTACGAGCCGGCCCAGAAAGCGCACGTCCTGCTCTACCCTGAAGGAATGATCAAACTCAACGAGAGCGCCGCCGCCATCGGCGGTCTGATCGACGGCGTCCGCTCCGTGCGGGCGATCGTCGCCGAGCTGGACCAGCGCTACCCCGGTGTCCCCGAACTCGGTGAAGACGTCGAGCAATTCATGGAGGTCGCCCGTGCACAGCACTGGATCGAACTTGGCTGA
- a CDS encoding cytochrome P450, which yields MSQEQTKSETKSCPFNPNAPGFDVNPYPMFKDLRTQAPISYWDQGHGWIVTRYEDVIAALRDNKRFSTNPADWELASTLGTAALIPERDELNKSNLFALSDADHARVRRLVSPAFTPRAVEWLRPEIQAIVDELLDAAEAKGTVNLVSDIADPIPARVMSSLLKIPKGREVLFQRFTEASIKSILPSLIPPEELVAVRKDIREGIALLRETIEERRRNPVENDILTTLIQTEEQGDKLSTSELLSLVASLIVGGFETTVHLIGFTLSNILRRPELFAQLKAEPELVKNTLEEVLRFDNFGKLGLTRYAREDVEFGGVKIKKGQRLFLMINSAMHDEAAFPNPETFDVRRSTTATVAFGNGMHFCLGVHLARLEGRIAVDTLLKRFPDMKLVKPPTFGPHPVLRKMETLEVQLIARS from the coding sequence ATGTCGCAAGAGCAGACGAAGTCCGAGACGAAGTCCTGTCCCTTCAACCCGAATGCCCCCGGCTTCGACGTCAATCCGTACCCCATGTTCAAGGATCTGCGGACCCAGGCGCCCATCTCGTACTGGGATCAGGGCCATGGTTGGATCGTCACCCGCTACGAGGATGTCATCGCCGCGCTGCGTGACAACAAACGCTTCTCGACCAACCCCGCTGATTGGGAGCTCGCCAGCACCCTGGGGACCGCGGCGCTGATTCCGGAGCGGGACGAACTCAACAAGTCGAACCTCTTCGCGCTGTCCGACGCGGACCATGCCCGGGTGCGCAGGCTCGTCAGTCCAGCGTTCACCCCCCGTGCCGTCGAGTGGCTGCGGCCGGAGATCCAGGCGATCGTGGATGAGCTGCTCGACGCCGCGGAGGCCAAGGGAACGGTCAACCTGGTGAGCGACATCGCGGACCCCATTCCCGCGCGGGTCATGAGCTCCCTGCTGAAGATTCCCAAGGGGCGCGAGGTGCTCTTCCAGCGCTTCACCGAGGCGTCGATCAAGAGCATCCTCCCCAGCCTGATTCCTCCCGAGGAGTTGGTGGCGGTGCGCAAGGACATCCGCGAGGGCATCGCACTGCTGCGCGAGACGATCGAGGAGCGGCGCCGCAACCCCGTGGAGAACGACATCCTCACCACCCTCATCCAGACCGAGGAGCAGGGTGACAAGCTGAGCACCTCGGAGCTGCTGTCGCTGGTGGCCTCGCTCATCGTGGGGGGCTTCGAGACCACGGTGCACCTCATCGGCTTCACCCTGTCCAACATCCTGCGGCGGCCCGAGCTGTTCGCCCAGCTCAAGGCCGAGCCCGAGCTCGTCAAGAACACCCTCGAGGAGGTGCTGCGCTTCGACAACTTCGGCAAGCTGGGCCTCACCCGCTACGCGCGCGAGGACGTGGAGTTCGGCGGCGTGAAGATCAAGAAGGGGCAGCGGTTGTTCCTCATGATCAACAGCGCGATGCATGACGAGGCCGCGTTCCCCAATCCCGAGACGTTCGACGTGCGCCGCAGCACCACCGCGACCGTCGCGTTCGGCAACGGGATGCACTTCTGCCTCGGCGTCCACCTGGCGCGGCTCGAGGGGCGGATCGCCGTGGACACCCTGCTCAAGCGCTTCCCCGACATGAAGCTCGTCAAGCCGCCCACGTTCGGTCCCCATCCGGTCCTCCGCAAGATGGAGACGCTCGAGGTGCAGTTGATCGCCCGCTCCTGA
- a CDS encoding cytochrome P450 family protein — protein MATTPPDAQERETAPHTSPSLGAKTTPNEAPVAPPTVKLDRANPEFLAGAHAIYSGLRAQGPVVRVSFGSNLTEKARAAGAPEHQAQGASGDEWLFVTRYDEVTEALLDERIASDFRTGMTPAQSERAVAAMPEEFRPIAHSLIMLDPPDHTRLRKLVQPNFTARAMDALKPRIQRLVDELLDKAERAAAERGETAPERRMEFVEAFAYPLPVQVISDLLGIPVEDQPQVHVWAERFLQSDPQQYMTNQAARAGMMDFTRYLEGLFERKRREPTEDMISQMVHAQEDGDRLSSQELLSMVFILFIAGHITTVNLLGNGVVALLKHPEQHARFLADPAGMAKGMVEETLRYWGPVDFLGSPRIVKEDLELGGVHIPKGSKLSVGLASANWDPQRFENPDAYDISRPDAHRNIAFGKGIHVCIGAPLARLEAQIAFETLFRRFPKLRLAESADSLRLGVGAAMRGFKHIPVLF, from the coding sequence ATGGCGACGACCCCCCCCGACGCACAGGAGCGCGAGACGGCGCCCCACACGAGCCCAAGCCTCGGAGCGAAGACGACCCCGAACGAGGCGCCCGTCGCGCCCCCCACGGTGAAGCTGGACAGGGCGAATCCAGAGTTCCTGGCCGGTGCCCACGCCATCTACTCTGGCCTGCGGGCCCAGGGCCCCGTCGTGCGCGTCTCCTTCGGCTCCAACCTCACGGAGAAGGCCCGGGCGGCGGGCGCGCCGGAGCACCAGGCCCAGGGAGCCTCGGGAGATGAGTGGCTCTTCGTGACCCGGTACGACGAGGTGACGGAGGCGCTGCTCGACGAGCGGATCGCCTCCGACTTCCGCACGGGAATGACGCCGGCGCAGAGCGAGCGCGCGGTGGCCGCCATGCCCGAGGAGTTCCGCCCCATCGCCCACAGCCTCATCATGCTGGATCCCCCGGATCACACGCGGCTGCGCAAGCTGGTGCAGCCGAACTTCACCGCACGGGCCATGGATGCCCTCAAGCCCCGCATCCAGCGGCTCGTGGATGAGCTGCTCGACAAGGCCGAGCGGGCCGCGGCCGAGCGGGGCGAGACGGCACCGGAGCGCCGGATGGAGTTCGTCGAGGCCTTCGCCTACCCGCTGCCGGTCCAGGTCATCAGCGACCTGCTCGGCATCCCGGTGGAGGACCAACCCCAGGTGCATGTTTGGGCGGAGCGGTTCCTCCAGTCGGATCCCCAGCAGTACATGACCAACCAGGCGGCGCGGGCCGGAATGATGGACTTCACGCGCTACCTGGAGGGCTTGTTCGAGCGCAAGCGGCGCGAGCCCACCGAGGACATGATCAGCCAGATGGTGCACGCCCAGGAGGATGGCGACAGGCTCAGCTCGCAGGAGCTGCTGTCGATGGTGTTCATCCTCTTCATCGCCGGCCACATCACGACGGTGAACCTGCTGGGCAATGGGGTCGTCGCGCTGCTGAAGCATCCCGAGCAGCACGCCCGCTTCCTCGCGGACCCCGCTGGCATGGCCAAGGGGATGGTGGAGGAGACGCTGCGCTACTGGGGGCCGGTGGACTTCCTGGGGAGCCCGCGCATCGTCAAGGAGGACCTGGAGCTGGGCGGTGTCCACATTCCCAAGGGCTCGAAGCTGTCGGTGGGACTCGCCTCGGCGAACTGGGATCCCCAGCGCTTCGAGAATCCGGACGCGTATGACATCTCGCGGCCCGATGCCCACCGGAACATCGCCTTCGGCAAGGGCATCCACGTGTGCATCGGGGCCCCGCTGGCCCGGCTCGAGGCACAGATTGCCTTCGAGACCCTGTTCCGGCGCTTCCCGAAGTTGCGGCTGGCCGAGAGCGCCGATTCGCTCCGCCTGGGCGTGGGGGCCGCCATGCGCGGCTTCAAGCACATCCCGGTGCTCTTCTGA
- the pqqA gene encoding pyrroloquinoline quinone precursor peptide PqqA, producing MWTKPAYTDLRIGFEVTMYASNR from the coding sequence ATGTGGACCAAGCCTGCTTACACCGACCTGCGCATCGGCTTCGAAGTCACCATGTACGCCTCCAACCGCTGA
- the pqqF gene encoding pyrroloquinoline quinone biosynthesis protein PqqF, whose amino-acid sequence MTESSDQGCESLVLAHGLRVRLRHEPRLRRAAAWLRVEAGSHDVDARWPGLAHFLEHLVFLGTERFPREQGLMAFVQRHGGQVNARTSERTTDYFFELPQAVFGEGLDRLCDMLARPRLAIEDQQREREVLHAEFIAWSRDTQAQHLFGLAGGVSARHPLRAVHAGNRDSLPVASPEFQQALHDFHRRYYRTGQMTLQLVGPQPPRILAGLARDADAALAAGPRSANAPVETLLGNPGEAPPASDPRRLNLLFACDGLPPGTDEALRFLELWAGSAHPGGLLAELRRLGWAQSLSLSPLYQYADQALVNFEVQLTEAGQQSRAAAQALCFDWLEYFQSHAGWEPLREEYRLLRGRQSRTEGALEWARRLAHGQLSELPDEAVPALRALLERFTPQALLAPGAQALDEPPRLPPFGPWHLPPRNRFLRGQHRPTQASPRIAALEQGEPEPNRGLEGAVHLRWRLASRHHAALWHMLDASLRRLGEEARQAGVQLEFSRLGPDWQLRLYGVREPIPAILEQAVELLQRPAPESWRQASPPPRQQVPIRELLAQWPEHGLGHHRPARNDSGELHPEALQRLWRQARWDGLLLNFDDADRLALDAVAAHLPGSASNDLHPLSTLPDRANWSQVHCGSDEHALLVWCPAPSLSIEDEAVWRALAQLIQTPFYQRLRTELQLGYAVFSTFRQLAGRPGLLFGVQSPGSDCAALWGHIAEFLDALPERLTQWPGTRLREQCAALADSLDGGNLGLAQRLEMQWQGRLAGHSSDYSNTLRESYSNTLRESVGQLDGPALVEAAHRLLASQVSWTALATEPCPGASWYAAV is encoded by the coding sequence ATGACCGAATCCAGCGACCAGGGCTGCGAAAGCCTTGTCCTCGCCCATGGCTTGCGCGTGCGCCTGCGCCATGAGCCCCGCCTGCGTCGTGCCGCCGCATGGCTGAGGGTCGAGGCCGGCAGCCACGACGTCGACGCGCGGTGGCCGGGGCTGGCGCACTTCCTCGAGCACCTGGTGTTCCTCGGCACGGAGCGCTTCCCGCGCGAACAAGGGCTGATGGCCTTCGTCCAGCGCCATGGTGGACAGGTCAACGCGCGCACCAGCGAACGCACCACCGACTATTTCTTCGAGTTGCCCCAGGCGGTGTTCGGCGAGGGCCTGGATCGGCTGTGCGACATGCTGGCCCGGCCGCGACTGGCCATCGAGGACCAGCAACGCGAGCGCGAAGTGCTGCATGCCGAGTTCATCGCCTGGTCGCGCGATACCCAGGCCCAGCACCTGTTCGGCCTGGCCGGCGGGGTCTCGGCCCGCCATCCGCTGCGCGCCGTCCATGCCGGCAACCGCGACAGCCTGCCGGTGGCCAGCCCCGAGTTCCAGCAGGCACTGCACGACTTCCATCGGCGCTACTACCGCACCGGGCAGATGACCTTGCAACTGGTCGGGCCGCAGCCGCCGCGGATTCTCGCGGGGCTGGCCAGGGACGCCGATGCCGCATTGGCCGCGGGCCCGCGCAGCGCCAATGCACCCGTGGAGACGCTGCTGGGCAACCCGGGCGAGGCGCCGCCGGCCAGCGACCCGCGACGGCTCAACCTGCTGTTCGCCTGCGACGGCCTGCCGCCCGGCACGGACGAGGCGCTGCGTTTCCTGGAACTGTGGGCCGGCTCCGCCCATCCCGGCGGGCTGCTGGCCGAACTGCGACGCCTGGGCTGGGCCCAGAGCCTGTCGCTGAGTCCGCTCTACCAGTACGCCGACCAGGCCCTGGTCAACTTCGAAGTGCAGCTGACCGAAGCCGGACAGCAATCCCGGGCGGCGGCCCAGGCCCTGTGCTTCGACTGGCTGGAGTACTTCCAGTCCCATGCCGGTTGGGAGCCCCTGCGCGAGGAGTATCGCCTGCTGCGCGGCCGCCAGTCGCGGACCGAGGGGGCGCTGGAGTGGGCCCGGCGCCTGGCCCATGGACAACTTTCGGAACTGCCGGACGAAGCCGTCCCGGCCCTGCGGGCCTTGCTCGAACGTTTCACGCCCCAGGCACTGCTCGCGCCCGGCGCCCAGGCGCTGGACGAACCGCCCCGGCTGCCGCCGTTCGGTCCCTGGCACCTGCCGCCGCGCAACCGTTTCCTGCGCGGCCAGCACCGGCCGACCCAGGCCAGCCCGCGAATCGCGGCCCTGGAGCAGGGCGAGCCCGAACCGAATCGCGGCTTGGAGGGCGCCGTGCACCTGCGCTGGCGCCTGGCCAGTCGGCATCACGCCGCGCTGTGGCACATGCTCGATGCCAGCCTGCGCCGGCTCGGCGAAGAAGCCCGCCAGGCTGGCGTGCAACTGGAATTCTCACGCCTGGGTCCGGACTGGCAGTTGCGCCTGTACGGCGTACGCGAGCCGATCCCGGCGATCCTCGAACAGGCCGTGGAATTACTGCAACGCCCGGCACCGGAGAGCTGGCGCCAGGCCAGCCCCCCCCCGCGCCAGCAGGTACCCATCCGCGAGCTGCTCGCCCAGTGGCCCGAGCATGGCCTGGGCCACCACCGCCCGGCTCGCAACGACAGCGGCGAGTTGCACCCCGAAGCGCTGCAACGGCTGTGGCGGCAGGCACGCTGGGATGGTTTGCTACTGAACTTCGACGATGCCGACCGGCTCGCCCTCGACGCCGTGGCGGCGCACTTGCCGGGCAGCGCCTCGAACGATCTCCACCCGTTGTCCACACTGCCCGACCGAGCCAACTGGAGTCAGGTGCACTGCGGTTCGGACGAGCATGCACTGCTGGTGTGGTGTCCGGCGCCGAGCCTGTCGATCGAGGACGAGGCCGTCTGGCGCGCACTCGCCCAGTTGATCCAGACACCGTTCTACCAACGCCTGCGAACCGAGCTACAGCTGGGTTATGCGGTGTTCAGCACATTCCGCCAGCTGGCCGGCCGCCCCGGACTGTTGTTCGGTGTACAGTCCCCTGGCAGCGACTGTGCGGCCTTGTGGGGGCATATCGCCGAATTCCTCGATGCCCTGCCCGAGCGCCTCACTCAATGGCCGGGGACAAGACTGCGCGAGCAATGCGCGGCGCTGGCCGACAGCCTCGACGGCGGCAACCTCGGGCTGGCGCAGCGACTCGAGATGCAGTGGCAAGGAAGATTGGCCGGCCATTCGTCGGATTATTCCAACACATTGAGAGAATCTTATTCCAACACATTGAGAGAATCGGTCGGTCAACTGGATGGGCCGGCGCTGGTCGAGGCGGCGCATCGGCTGTTGGCCAGCCAGGTCAGCTGGACCGCGCTGGCAACCGAGCCTTGCCCGGGTGCGTCCTGGTATGCGGCGGTCTGA